A genome region from Deltaproteobacteria bacterium includes the following:
- a CDS encoding DUF3592 domain-containing protein, giving the protein MRKPRYEFVFVGIVFLLVDSYFSYGIVTSYLRQLRASQTYVPVAATVVASEIVERGSNRTTHGTSFSPRIVYRYTVEGKEFESHRYFFSGQGWSDRDSAQAVTDQYPVGQRVQAYINPQNPREAVLNPTEPRAGSLVVAGVFLLIALFPIVYGLRGRTEN; this is encoded by the coding sequence ATGAGAAAGCCGCGTTACGAATTCGTCTTCGTAGGCATCGTGTTCTTGCTAGTGGACTCGTACTTTTCGTACGGCATCGTGACATCGTATTTACGACAGTTGCGTGCAAGTCAGACCTACGTGCCGGTTGCAGCAACAGTAGTCGCTTCGGAAATTGTAGAACGAGGGAGCAATCGCACCACCCACGGCACATCTTTTTCACCCCGGATTGTTTATCGTTATACCGTTGAGGGTAAAGAATTCGAAAGTCATCGTTACTTTTTCAGTGGGCAAGGATGGAGTGACCGCGATTCTGCACAAGCGGTCACAGACCAATATCCAGTTGGGCAAAGGGTACAGGCATATATCAATCCGCAGAATCCGCGTGAAGCGGTACTAAACCCAACCGAACCTCGTGCTGGATCACTAGTCGTAGCCGGTGTGTTTCTGTTGATAGCGCTCTTCCCCATCGTGTATGGACTGCGAGGTCGAACGGAGAACTAA
- a CDS encoding potassium transporter: MHEAHHFLINLALVLCTAAVTTALFQRLRQPVVLGYLLAGAIVSPHTPFPLFADEKTVHALSELGVILLMFSLGLEFSLAKLLRVGPTSGLVAVIECSLMLWFGYLTGQMFGWTVIESLYTGALIAISSTTILVKAFAEQKVRGKLTDIVFGILIVEDLIAILLLAIFTTISGGATLTAENLALTAGKLAVFLILVIGGGLLIIPHLIRAIVRLDRPETTVVTSVGYAFAFALIANAVGYSVALGAFLAGALVAESGEAQAVEHLVQPVRDIFAAVFFVSVGMLINPILVADHWIAVVILIALVVVGKLIGVAIGVFLTGEGIRTSIQAGMSLAQIGEFSFIIAAVGLSSGATGPFLYPIAITVSATTALLTPWLIRASDPLATYIDRRLPKPVQTFAALYGTWVEQLLTQPSEPTVGRRTRRLARFLLVDAALLATITIVTAIWGAHLSAFISTKLAIPDQFAWLVVIFAAILLVSPFCIGILRCTSALARALSTIALPEAEARADLADAPRRALIITLEIALLLLIGIPLIALTQPFLPPLPGPIAMGTLILVLAVALWRSTTNLQAHARAGAQAIVEVLARQLGSKSVAPGDANSDLEQLHQLLPGLGAPRPIRIRRDTNAVNKTLAELNLRGLTGATVLAIIREHDGVLIPTGRETLQAGDLLAVAGTTDAIAGAEQLLAQSILEQETATGALREG; encoded by the coding sequence ATGCATGAAGCTCACCATTTTCTTATCAACCTCGCGCTGGTTCTGTGCACGGCAGCCGTAACCACAGCGCTGTTTCAGCGCCTCCGCCAGCCGGTAGTCTTGGGCTATCTGCTCGCTGGGGCCATCGTCAGCCCGCACACTCCGTTTCCTCTTTTTGCCGACGAAAAAACCGTTCATGCCCTCTCGGAGCTGGGAGTTATCCTCCTCATGTTCTCGCTTGGTCTGGAGTTTAGTCTGGCGAAACTCCTTCGTGTTGGGCCAACCTCCGGCTTGGTTGCCGTCATTGAATGCAGTCTGATGTTGTGGTTCGGCTATCTAACCGGGCAGATGTTTGGGTGGACAGTGATTGAAAGCTTGTATACTGGCGCACTGATCGCCATTTCAAGCACCACCATTCTCGTCAAGGCCTTTGCCGAACAAAAAGTGCGAGGGAAGCTTACCGACATCGTCTTTGGCATCCTCATTGTCGAAGACCTCATCGCCATCCTTTTGCTCGCAATCTTTACGACGATCTCAGGCGGTGCAACCCTCACCGCCGAAAACCTGGCTCTCACAGCCGGTAAACTCGCGGTCTTTCTCATACTAGTCATTGGTGGAGGCCTCCTCATCATTCCTCATCTCATACGTGCCATCGTTCGCCTCGACCGACCAGAAACGACCGTCGTTACCAGTGTTGGTTATGCCTTTGCCTTCGCTCTGATTGCCAACGCAGTGGGGTACTCCGTCGCTTTGGGAGCCTTCCTCGCTGGCGCCTTAGTTGCGGAGTCTGGAGAAGCTCAGGCCGTCGAACATCTGGTGCAGCCCGTTCGTGACATCTTCGCAGCGGTCTTCTTTGTCTCTGTCGGTATGCTCATTAACCCAATTTTGGTTGCCGACCATTGGATCGCAGTCGTCATCCTGATCGCCCTCGTCGTGGTGGGAAAATTGATCGGGGTGGCAATCGGAGTCTTTCTTACGGGTGAGGGCATTCGTACTTCTATTCAGGCTGGCATGAGCCTCGCGCAGATTGGCGAGTTCTCGTTCATCATTGCCGCAGTCGGTCTTTCATCGGGAGCCACTGGTCCATTTCTCTACCCGATCGCGATCACGGTCTCTGCTACTACGGCTCTGCTTACTCCGTGGCTCATTCGTGCCTCCGATCCTCTCGCAACCTACATCGACCGACGGCTCCCAAAGCCGGTGCAGACTTTTGCCGCGCTGTACGGAACGTGGGTCGAGCAACTACTGACACAGCCAAGTGAACCGACCGTCGGGCGTCGCACTCGTCGACTTGCCCGTTTTTTGCTGGTCGATGCGGCATTGCTCGCGACCATCACTATCGTCACTGCAATCTGGGGTGCTCACCTCTCGGCCTTCATTTCAACAAAGCTTGCGATTCCCGACCAGTTTGCCTGGCTTGTAGTGATCTTCGCTGCAATACTACTTGTGAGTCCGTTTTGCATCGGTATCCTGCGTTGCACCTCGGCGCTCGCGCGTGCGCTCAGTACCATTGCCTTGCCAGAAGCAGAGGCAAGAGCTGATCTGGCCGATGCCCCACGACGTGCTCTCATCATCACACTGGAAATTGCCCTTCTTCTGCTTATTGGGATTCCGTTGATTGCACTGACACAGCCGTTCTTGCCACCGCTGCCTGGGCCAATAGCGATGGGCACTCTTATTCTCGTTCTCGCCGTTGCTCTGTGGCGGAGCACAACCAACCTGCAGGCGCATGCACGTGCTGGAGCACAAGCGATTGTCGAAGTCTTAGCCCGACAACTGGGGAGCAAATCTGTAGCACCCGGAGACGCAAATTCTGATCTGGAGCAACTCCATCAACTGCTCCCTGGTCTGGGCGCTCCTCGACCTATCCGCATTCGGAGGGACACAAACGCAGTCAATAAGACGCTCGCTGAACTGAATTTACGCGGCCTCACTGGCGCTACTGTGCTGGCCATTATCCGCGAGCACGATGGCGTGCTCATTCCCACTGGTCGCGAGACCCTTCAGGCTGGAGACCTTCTCGCAGTCGCGGGAACGACTGACGCTATCGCTGGTGCTGAACAGCTTTTAGCACAGTCTATTTTGGAGCAAGAAACAGCGACGGGCGCACTTCGAGAAGGATAA
- the argF gene encoding ornithine carbamoyltransferase — MKRRSTDRKRDLISIADLTRAQLEEIITLAQRLKADRRTGWPHPLLAGKTLAMIFEKPSLRTRVTFEVGIGQLGGHAVYLAPQDIGLGTRETVADVAQNLSRWVDLIMARTFAHATIVELAEHATVPVINALSDLLHPCQILADCLTLIEQRGQLDGLKVTFVGDGNNVVNSWINAASKFPFHFALACPAGYEPDAEVLKRGRKNGAQVTVTSSVEEAVRDADAVYTDVWTSMGQEDEREKRLQAFKGYQVNARVMAKARKNALVMHCLPAHRGEEITADVLESPQSVVLEQSENRLHVQKAIMAWLSQR; from the coding sequence ATGAAGAGAAGAAGTACCGATCGTAAACGAGATCTTATCAGTATTGCCGACTTAACTCGCGCGCAACTCGAAGAGATCATTACACTGGCGCAACGACTCAAGGCTGATCGTCGGACAGGGTGGCCACATCCGCTGCTGGCCGGTAAAACGCTGGCGATGATTTTCGAGAAACCAAGCCTGCGGACACGTGTCACGTTCGAGGTTGGTATCGGTCAACTCGGTGGTCACGCGGTCTACTTAGCACCGCAGGATATTGGCCTCGGCACCCGTGAGACCGTTGCCGATGTGGCGCAGAATTTATCGCGCTGGGTTGATCTGATCATGGCACGCACGTTTGCGCACGCAACTATTGTTGAGCTGGCCGAACATGCGACAGTCCCGGTCATCAATGCACTTTCAGACTTGTTACATCCATGCCAGATCTTGGCCGATTGTTTGACCTTGATCGAGCAACGAGGCCAGCTCGATGGACTGAAAGTGACATTTGTTGGCGATGGTAACAATGTCGTGAACTCTTGGATCAATGCTGCAAGTAAGTTTCCCTTCCACTTTGCGCTAGCATGCCCAGCGGGCTACGAACCCGATGCAGAAGTTCTCAAGCGGGGACGGAAGAATGGTGCGCAAGTAACAGTGACGTCCTCAGTAGAGGAAGCAGTGCGCGACGCCGACGCCGTCTATACCGATGTCTGGACGAGCATGGGCCAAGAGGACGAACGCGAGAAACGATTGCAGGCGTTCAAAGGTTACCAAGTCAATGCGCGCGTCATGGCGAAGGCAAGAAAGAACGCACTCGTTATGCACTGTTTGCCAGCCCATCGCGGTGAAGAGATCACGGCTGACGTGCTTGAGAGTCCACAGTCTGTTGTGCTGGAACAATCGGAAAATCGCTTGCACGTCCAAAAGGCAATCATGGCGTGGTTGTCGCAACGATAG